The DNA window TAGTGAGGGAAGTTCATGAGGTGATGGATGAGAAGCCGGAGATCGTGACATTGGGTCCCGACAAGAAGACGCTAAGAATAGCCCTGACCTTGACCCAGAGGTAAGGGAAAAACTTATTACTTGTTTACAAGCTAATATCAACAGGTTCGCTTTGTCAGCCCAAGAACTCACAGGGACGAGTCCAGATATAGCAGAACATCGGTTAAACATCTTACCGAATTCTCGTCCCGTGAAGCAGAAGAAAAGACACTTCGGGCCCGAGAAAGACATGGTTATAAAGAAGGAGGTGGGAGAGTTGCTCAGTGCTGGACACATTCGAGAGGTACAATTTCCATTTGGCTCTCGAAGTCGTTCTTGTTCCGAAAAGTTCAGGAAAATGGAGGATGTGTGTGGACTTCAGAGATCTCAACAAGGCATGTCCTAAAGATTGTTATCCTCTGCCTCGGATAGATCAGTTGGTGGACTCCACAGCCGGACATCAGTATTTGTGCATGCTAGACgcttgataagtgcaatttaatgtacttttattacttgtttttaacttggaattttgtgatttttgagcaggttttatttgatatgttgttgtttttgttattgtagtttggaagcttagaaatgagagtttggagtgatatagtgatgaattagaaggtgcaaaggacaaagaGACACGAAGCAAGAGCGCACCTGCGCTGCTtacaagagcgcacccgcgctaaatgtcgaggcatgaccgcacccgcggtcatgcaagcgccgcacccgcggtgtcaccAATTGCACAGGAGAATTTCTGCCgagaagacaccgcacccgcggtactaccatcaccgcacctgcggtcatgcacagacaacttccggaaattgtgaaactatggtgtgctgcgcatgggaCTTGAAGACTTTGGTGTTTTGCGTGCAATACTTGTTGAGGACTATAAAAAGCCTCCATTATTCATCATCTAGGGCATCTTGGGAGCAAAAGGAAAAGGTTGGAGGCTACAACAAAGAGATTAAAGATCAAGTTCATCCTTGGGaaagttcttgcacatctttggataAAAGCTTCATTtgaactccaaaactcttgttctaagttcttctttctttactttcatttttatttactatgttttgtttaagatttgtgtgttgtgttatttttattatgaactaatttttatttctagaggaacgatggatcaaaactagaaaccatgtgtgatgatttatgatttatgctatatgagatttccttattgttcatttgtatgttTCCAATtttaatgctttcaatttattggccatatcttgaatgatgcttatgtttataaattatcacttggaaaagggaatttataaacaagaaagggaaaaatacatcgatagtatttatatagttcgggaggacatatagtgctattgaagccattaaaaaacttgagtgcttattgtgttatttaattatagatttttgatggggacgttacaatcttttgttagataattagtatctacttaacactcgggagagggagtagatgattttagaattcttagctaatgaataagaaggacaaatataatatagctacacaaaatacacatggtggatagttgcgtgaaatcggacctctagatcttttattccattgttgttcaactctgtttggtattataattaaatttattttcaattcagttattgatgcgaacaaatctgttatttgattattctaaataaaatcaagactattttaattacaaacattaatataaatttagaaatacattcctcgtgggatcgacacttatactcaaaattacattttactataacttgacgttgtgcacttgcaagcaattaagaaaacacgcaacaacgCTTATCAGGGGTACCATCAAATCCCCTTGACTGTGGAGGACCAGGATAAAGTGAGTTTCATCACCTCTGAAGGAACTTTCTTTTACGTGGTCATGCCCTTCGGACTCAAAAATGCCGGAGCCACGTATCAGCGATTGATGGATAAAGTCTTTTCTAAGCAGGTGGGGAGGAATGTGGAAGTGTATGTAGATGACATCATGGTAAAGTCTAAAGATTCAGCCCTGCTCATACCTGACTTAATGGAGACCTTTTCCACCCTCAAGTACTATGGGCTGAAGTTGAACCCTTAGAAGTGTATATTTGGAGTGAGGGGTGGGAAGTTTCTGGGCTATATGGTGACAGAGAGGGGGATTGAGACTAACCCTGAGAAAGTTCAAGCTATCCAAGATATGGTCGCTCCTCGGGGGCCCAAAGATGTTCAGCAGTTGACAGGGAGGATTGCTGCGCTGGCACGTTTTATCTCGAGGTCCGCCCACAGTAGCTTACCCTTCTTCCGGACCTTGCGAAaagcaaaaaaatttgaatggggGCCGGATTGCGAGAAGGCTTTCACAGAATTGAAGGAGTACCTGGCCGAGCTTCCCGTCCTGGCCAAACCGGCAACGGGTGAGCCTTTATGGGTATATTTATGTGCTACTGAAGGGGCTGTGAGTTCAGTCCTTGTTAAGCTGGATGGATCAGTTCAGAAGCCGGTGTACTATGTTTCGCATGCACTTAAAGGGGCAGAGATCCGATACTCAGGGTTGGAAAAATTGGCTTTGGCTTTGGTAATGACAGCAAGACGCTTGAGGCCCTACTTCCTATCCCATCCGATTGTGGTGCTCACTAACAGTCCATTGGGCAGAATCCTAACTCATTCGGATATGTCTGGCCGCTTGATCAAGTGGACTACTGAGCTAGGGGAGTATGACATCCAGTATGAGCCAAGAACATCTATTAAAGTACAAGCCTTAGCCGATTTTCTGGCCGAGACCGTGTATCTTGAAAATGAAGACCCTTGGAAGGTATATGTTGATGGTTCATCTTCTAGAGAGGGAAGCGGGGTGGGAGTGGTactgatttcaccagctggGGAGGAAGTGAAGTTGGCAGTTAGGTTGGATTTTCGGGCATAAAACAATGAGGCAGAATACGAGGCTGTGTTGGCAGGACTGCGAGCAGCCAGAAACGTGGGAGCTACCCGGGTACTTATCTTTTCTGACTCACAGTTGGTAGCACAGCAGATGAAGGGAACGTATgatgtgaaagatgagaaaCTTATTGAGTATGCTCAAGAGGTGGACATAGTCAGAGAGAAATTCACGGAGATCACATTTGAACAGATCCCcaggaaagaaaatgaaaaagcaGACACTCTAGCCAAAATGGCTTGAACAATGGGAAGCTGGAAGACTAGAGATGTGGTATTTCAAATTGAACTCACACCTCAAACGAGTTCACCTGCAGTTGAACAGGAGGAGGAGGATTGGAGAACTGCTATACTTGATTACTTGAAGGAGAAAAAACTTCCTGCTGACCCTAGGGAGGCTCGTAAGTTGAAGATAAAATGTTCACACTATGTAATGGTAGGGGACGTGTTGTTTAGAACGTCTTTTGCAGGACCGCTCCTTCGGTGTTTGAGTTACTGAGAGGCTGATTATGTGCTCCGAGAAGTTCATGAGGGTGTTGTGGAAATCATTTGGGAGCTTATGCATTGGCGAGGAAGGTGCTCCTCGCCGGTCATTCTTTGCCCTCAGTGCTACATGATGCTCAAGAGTTAGTGAAGTCTTGTGATAGTTGTCAACGTCATGCGCGGTTGAATCACCGACCGGCCGCGATGATGAAGGCTGTCATGGCCGCCTGTCCCTTTGACCAGTGGGGAATGGATATTGTGGGACCTTTTCTTATAGCTCCTGCTCAGAAAAAATTCCTACTGGTAGCTGttgattatttttcaaaatgggtggaagcagagCCTTTGGCCAGAATCACTGAGAATGACGTCCTGAAATTCTTGTGGAAGAGTATAGTATGCAGGTACGGGGTACCTAGGAGGCTGATATCTGATAATGGGAGACAATTCCAAGGGGCTAAAATTGAAGCTTGGCGTAAAGAAATGAAGATCCAACAGGTCTTTACCTCTGTAGCTTACCCGCAGTATAATGGCCAGGTGGAGGTGACTAATCGGACGCTGGTGCAGGGTCTGAAAGTTCGACTGGGCAAAGCTAAAGGCAATTGGGTGGATGAGCTACCAAGTGTCTTATGGGCATACCGAACCACTCCAAGAGAAGGAACCAAAGAAACTCCTTTCGGTTTGGTTTATGGTACTGAAGCAGTGATCCCGGCTGAGATCGGGTTGGAATCGGCGAGGGTGATGTTTTATGACGAGGACAATGGTGCGAGACGCGCTACTGACCTTGATCTGTTGGAGGGAAAGAGAGAGTCTGCCAGCATTCAACTGGAAGCTTATAAGAACCGCATTGCACAGTCTTATAATCGGAGAGTCGTGCAGAGAAACTTTCAGGTGGGTGATTTGGTCCTGAGGAAGGTGCAAGAAGAGCAGAGGGGAAAATTGGACCCAAAGTGGGAGGGTCCCTTCAAGGTGGTCGAGAGGCTGAGCTCTGGAGCCTATTACTTAGAGAATGCGCAAGGCAAAGCTTTGAAGAGGCCTTGGAATGCTTATCACCTTAGGAAGTATTATTCTTGATTCTGTCATCGATCTATTTTATTTCCTGAATTTTCCTATGTAATCCATTGGAATTCAACAAAATCAAGTTCTTCCTTTTAGTTCATGAATGTTGTTGTATTGTGAGagtgataaaataattttatttttctactaaggcatcgcctagtagaggagcagagtgaagaagaaaaattttattttcctactaaggtatcgcctagtagaggagcagaggagaagaacatttttattttcttactaaggcatcgcctagtagaggagcagagtgaagaagaaaaattttattttcctgctaaggtatcagctagcagaggagttagaggttgagggtgttgaattttatttgcCTGCTAAGGTATGACCTAGCAGAGGAATTAGAGTGTGGTAACGttgatttctattttcctgctaaggtactACCTGGCAGAGGAGTTTGAGGTTGagggtgttgatttttatttgccTGCTAAGGTatgacctagcagaggagttagagtgtgGTAACGttgatttctattttcctgctaaggtactacctggcagaggagttagagggtggaggtgatgaactttattttcctgctcaggtgtcaccaagcagaggagttagagtgtggtgatgttgatttttattttcctgctttggtgtcacctagcagaggagttagagggtggtgAGGTTGAATTTTGATTTCCTGCTAAGGTCCTACctggcagaggagttagagggtggaggtgatgaatttttattttcctgctgaggtattatctagcagaggagttagagggtgaaggtgttggtttttattttcctgctcaggtgtcgactagcagaggagttagagcgtGGTGAcgttaatttttattttcctgctgaggtattatctagcagaggagttagagggtgaaggtgttgatttttattttcctgctcaggtgtcgcctagcagaggagttagagcgtGGTgacgttgatttttattttcctgctgaggtattgcctagcagaggagttagagggtgaaggtgttgatttttattttcctgctgaggtattacctagcagaggagttagagggtgaaggtgttgatttttattttcctgctcaggtgtcacctagcagaggagttagagcgtGGTgacgttgatttttattttcctgctcaggtgttacctagcagaggagttagagggtgaggatgttgattttatttgcctgctaaggtatcacctagcagaggagttagggtGTAGTGacgtgaaattttattttcctgctaaggtgtcacctagcaaaggagttagagggtggggatTTTATTTGCCCTAGCGGGTTAATAATATCAGATATAAACTCggaataaatcataaatgtgAATGCAAAATACTCAATGTTGCGTAAAAGGAGTTCGTACATGCCGAAAGTGTGCAAAAGGAAATAACCAAATGTAAACGTCGCAAAATTCGCATAGTTCTACGGAAAGTaaagcaatgcagaaaatagCATAAATAAAGGAGTTCGATCTAAGAATCAGGGGGGAGACTCGATATGAAGCCCTCCAGGTCGATGAAGTCAGTAGGGGCGTCTGGCGGAGGATAGCCCTGAGTCTTGAAGAGGTCGATTGCACCCTCGAAACCCACTCTCAAGTAGTGAAAAGCTTTCGGACCACAGATCTCGACAAATTCTTCGGATTTGAGAAATTCCTCTTTGAATGAGGAGGCTTCTGCAACATGTCGTGCCTTGGCGTCTTTAAGCTCAGCCTGTGAATTCTTTAATTATTTCTTCAGCTTCTGGATCTCTTTAGCTTGATACTCTATCAGCCGCTGAGACTCCTGCTTCTGTTTCGAGAGCTCGCCGTACTCGATCTGGGACTCCGACAATTGAGCTTGAGACTCCGAAAGCCCATTAGCATGCGTCACTTTCATCTCGTCAATAGTAGTCTGGAGCCGTTCGCGGAGAGGCTCGCTCTCGCGTGATTCTTGGTAGGCGTCAGATCGAGTGGCCTTAACACGCTCAGCCACCTCTCCGACGTACATCATGCCCTGCGTAAGTAGATAAGGGTGAAAAGACGACAAGAAAATCAAACACATATTAGACAACAATCTAAAGACTAGGAGGAGAAGCATATCTCAGTGACACTGGTGCATGCCCGGCGAAGGAGTGCAGACAACCCCAGTGAACTCATGAACGTTGCATCTGCCTTGGAGGGAAGCTGGTACATTATCTTCTGAGCCAATTGAGTAGGACCCCGCCCCACGATGGCCGTATCCGAGGTATATAGAGGATGTACCCCCGGCTCAGGGGGAGGCCCCTCATCTGACTCGGACCCCTCTGGAGAAGAAACCGATATGATAGAAATCTCAGAAATCTTGCGCTTGACATGCTGTGGGGCTGACGGGCTAAGATCAGTTGATGCCTTTTGCTTACCAGACGGAGGAGGGGACTTGGCGCGAGGAGGTGGAGAGGATGCTCGCTTTGGGGCGGAAGAAGAGGAGCCTGCCTTCTTCTTCTTCGCAGCAATAGGGGAGCAAGGGGAGCTGGCAGGCTTCTTTCCAGTAGTAGAGCAGGAATCTGTTTTCTTTTTCTCAGCAGCAGAACAATCTCCCTTTGGGCCCATCGTGACTACTGGGGTAACGGACTTCTGGGAAGCTGATGAGGAACCCACGGCCTTTGTCTTGGAAAGTTCACGGAGAAATAGGGCGTTCATGACTCTAGTACCTGCAAGCAGAGACAATGAACCAGATAAGAACGTTTATTAAGTAACAtaataaacaaaagaaaaacaagaagtATGAAAAGATGAGAATATCTACCAGCATTCTCCTTCAGCTTAATTTTAGCGGGACTTAACCCGGCATGACATAGGAGATCCTCATATAGAAGTTTGGGAATGTTAAAGCATCGATTTCCTAGTACACTCATTATCTTCAGGTACTCCTCATCTTTCTTATAACCCTTGGAAAGATCGGGCTTGGTAAAAGTGGGATACCAATCTGTGAAGCAAGTCAATTCTTTGGGTGGCTGGACAAAGAGGAAGTATTTTTTCCAATCCTTCACGTGACTGGGGGCTCCATCGAAAAGTTTGTGGCTAGACCGGGAGGTTACATAGAAAGGTCCATCTTTTGATCTAGACAAAACTAAGAAGTAGGAAAAGTGGTGCAATTCAAAGGGAGGTCTAGGGCCCTGAATAACACAACGAAACAGCTTATCAAACGGAAGGCATTGGGCGTGAGTAAACCTAAGTGCACCTGATAGTACTTGCTTAATTCTTGAAAGAAATCACACAAGGGGAAACGAAGACCTGCATCAAAATGATGCTGAAAAAAGGTATAATAGCCCTTAGGGGCAAGATAAGGTCGGTCATCTGGGCCAGGAATGATTATCTGGTGGGAGGAAGGAATGTGCCACATAGTGCTAATTTTCGACTCACTACCAGGAGGAATGTGGGAGGACAAATGACCGTACCATAAGTTATCTGCCTCAGATATGTTCATTCGTTGGGTCACGTGACGAACTTCCTTACCCGGACGACTATGAGTAGTGACTTCCTCCTCATGGGAATCAGGGATAAACTCAGGATCAGTTATGGAAATCCTACCCTGGCTAGACTCACTAGACCCGCTAGATCTTTCAAAATCACTCGAAGAACCAGAATCGGAATCGGAAGAAGACATAATTATTAAGGCTAATCAAACAGGTAAACGAGAGAACTGACCCGGGTAAGACGTGGAAATAATACTCAAAGCAATAGAATCGTAGGGATGGGCGAGCGTGCGGAGGACCCAGGCGGGCGTGGGCAGGGCTCGGCGGGGCGAGCGTGTGTATGGGCGGGCTGATGCACGAGGGTGGCGAGGTGATGGGGCGCGACGGGCGGAGATGCGCACGGGGGAGAGCTCGTGCTTGGGCGAGCAGGCGGATGGGCGAGCCGGCGAGCGTGGGCAGGGCTCGGCTGGGGCGAGCTCGCGCTTGGGCGAGCAAGCGGATGGGCAAGCATTGGCTGGGGTGAGCAGGCGGATGGGGTAGCAGGCTTGGGCGAGCGGGCGTGTATGGGCGAGCCTGCGGATGGGCGAGCGCTGGCTGGGGTGAGTTCGCGCTTGGGCGAGCAGGCGGATGGGCGAGCACGGGCTGGGGCGAGTAGGCGGATGGGCGAGCGGGCGTGTATGGGCGAGCCTGCGGATGGGCGAGCGGTGGCTGGGGCGAGCTCGCGCTTGGGCGAGCAGGCGGATGGGCGAGCACTGGCTGGGGCAAGCAGGCGGATGGGCGAGCAGGCTTGGGCGAGCCTGCGGATGGGCGAGCGTTGGATGGGGCGAGCTCGCGCTTGGGCGAGCAGGCGGATGGGCGCGGGGGCGAGCGGAAGCTTAGGCGAGCGTGGCAGGGGCGCTCGGCGAGGCGCTGGCGAGCGTGCGCACTGAACTGCTGGGAGAGGCGGAGGATAGGGCGAGCCTGCGCTCTGGACTGTCGGCAGGGCAGTGGCTTGCGCGCGGAGGGCAGGGGCGCGCCGGGTTGTCGTGCGCGTGAGCTAGCTGGGGCTCGACGTGGGCTTGGGCATGCGTTGGGTTCAGGCGACGCGGTGACCAGGGCACGCGTGAAGGTGGCAACGAGATGGTTAGGAAACGGGAAAGAGCTAGTGATACCCCAGGGATGAGCCCATCAAGATCTGACCCAAACTCCTGGCCCATATCTAAGGCCCACAGGTTAAGGCCCACAGGTGACccatgtattctcctataaataccaggttcgagtgttcagtttattcattcactatattgttttcagcagcgtCCTTAGCTGCTACcctcatatatcctcagtcactgacttgagcgtcggaggggctacgccaggacaccctcctggcccccttctAACGATCCTATTTGTGATTTTCAGGCTCAGGGTGATTTCAAAGCCCACGTCTGAACTAGTGACGCTTGCGTGGATCGGACCCtagatttcccgtgagtatcacatACCTTTTCAAACTACGCAATTTCTCATTCCTTTCCctagaaaaaataattttgaaacatTGAGTTGgctttatttatatataatatcgcatgaataatacaaaaaaaaagactagtgatgaaaataaatatatcacGCGTAATGGGTTTCTTTCTCAAAAGATCATGTAGAATAGCTTCACCACATTATGATAATTAAGTATCATCAAACTAACCACTTTTGCAGATCAGGTCCTAATAGATCATACCTAGCAGTAATTAATTGAGATAAAAATTGCTAGATGAGAcaagtaaaatattattaaaatttagacACATCACAAACCTGATAAAGTTTTTTTTGTGTCAAGTATGACTTAATTTGTCGctgtaaattaaaaaaaaaaaagatcacTTTATTAGAATTCATCAAGCAAATAATAATATAAGAAAGATTACCTACCTACCTTATGAATTCATAAAGAACAGTGCACATTACGGAAATCTGGCAACCGAACACAACCACTGAAACAAGCAAGGAAAGTAACATTGCGAAAATGTTAGGTCAATGTCCATAAACATTAGGACAAATAAAACGATCTTACTGTTTGTTAAGGTATTTAGTTAATGTGCATCGTTGTCAGTTTGGCACCAATCACATATAAAAGGGAAAATGGAACGGAATTTATCTTACCAGCAAGATAAGGAAACTGATAAACCTCATCAACTCTAAAAACACAAGATCAGCCATCAAAACAAATGGCAATATAATAACTATTTcgaaaattaataaaacagGCATAAATTACCGTCGTCGATCAGGGGCACGGCCATTATATTTCCTCGCGCCTTGTCTGTTTCGTGATAGAATCCTACGAGCACAAGTCCTGAAAACAGATGATCAATTAGTTTTTAAAACAGATGAATTAGTTGTTGTTGTTGCTGAGAGCGAAGAAGACTATGAACAATTCGCACCTAATAATCGGAGACATTTTTGCGTAATTGATGATTATTCAACGTATGTCTGACCTTTTAGTTTCTTGCGGAATGGAGGAGGAGTACTCatcatattaatatatattggtAATCATCATTTGACCAAAAATAATCTTTTTGTGTatctttatctatatatatattttatgttaaaattatatatatattttttaaaaaatccttATCTTAGATCATCTCTTTATATCTCAAATTAGTAGGTACAAcacgattatttatttatgattataaagttaaaaaaaaactatcttGTTATGTTtgtctatctatatctatattttatgtaaaaattatatattaaaaaataaaataatattaaatgtaTAATCAAGGTATCTTATAACTATATTTATAACAATTATATCGTGAGATTTTGTATCCAATGTATCATTAGATTTGATAAATAAACTTTTTGAATTGAATTTTTATGGTACAAGAATAGTTGTATAATTTTCATTATACCTGTAACATTAGTCTAAAAAACATATTCTCTCACCTTTAtcttttcataaattatatatttatatctcaaTCTGGTCTATATTCAATATAAGAGAAataataatctttaaaaattttTGCAAAGTTTAAAAGTTAAGATGTATTCAATCAAtgcttttataaaatttataagaATCTATTGACATCCAAAATAAACTTTCATGCATggagttttaaaaaattatatgacgttcaaactcagttttaaatactctataaaattttataggtattcaaattttcaattgaCTTTTAATAATTCCATTAAAACATGAAAGAATAAAGTGCACAATGAAATGTTAAAAATTATTGgacaaattttttaattaatttcttTCTCTCTATTCTCCCTCCCTCTCCATTCAAATTATGTTTCAACACATCTTTATTCCCCcttcaaaacaattttaaaataagttTATCTAAACATTTTAAAACAAAGTTAGCCAAACACTCTCTT is part of the Primulina eburnea isolate SZY01 chromosome 1, ASM2296580v1, whole genome shotgun sequence genome and encodes:
- the LOC140811437 gene encoding uncharacterized protein; protein product: MSVLGNRCFNIPKLLYEDLLCHAGLSPAKIKLKENAGTRVMNALFLRELSKTKAVGSSSASQKSVTPVVTMGPKGDCSAAEKKKTDSCSTTGKKPASSPCSPIAAKKKKAGSSSSAPKRASSPPPRAKSPPPSGKQKASTDLSPSAPQHVKRKISEISIISVSSPEGSESDEGPPPEPGVHPLYTSDTAIVGRGPTQLAQKIMYQLPSKADATFMSSLGLSALLRRACTSVTEICFSS
- the LOC140804431 gene encoding uncharacterized protein, with amino-acid sequence MIHMISGGATDGDSGRSRKAHGRRLENFEISRSANLPQDPVISFGPDDLRGVVAPHNDALVVTATVANYDVARIFIDNGSFVNILFKSTLDQMKVEAFEFESISTPLYGFAGHAILSLGQIVLPLSLGHEPRRVTNMTTFTLVDTPSSYNGILGRPALKDFRDVASTYHQKLKFPVGKEVGVLCGDQRVARRCYEAIVKEEGKRACVEVNMIRRGQSGLPVVVREVHEVMDEKPEIVTLGPDKKTLRIALTLTQRFALSAQELTGTSPDIAEHRLNILPNSRPVKQKKRHFGPEKDMVIKKEVGELLSAGHIREVQFPFGSRSRSCSEKFRKMEDVCGLQRSQQAIKKTRNNAYQGYHQIPLTVEDQDKVSFITSEGTFFYVVMPFGLKNAGATYQRLMDKVFSKQVGRNVEVYVDDIMVKSKDSALLIPDLMETFSTLKYYGLKLNP